Proteins from one Homalodisca vitripennis isolate AUS2020 chromosome 3, UT_GWSS_2.1, whole genome shotgun sequence genomic window:
- the LOC124357493 gene encoding teneurin-m isoform X4 codes for MLSLDYASYGKGGRLYPTYPVSGSDGEDSSPRLARRTPLYQQPAGLSDTPTSDNASDATLTDSELALARDSTLLVHNGCLVDSLPPDVPPRNPTMSRLNGRVSGHPHDRDRDPDFEPSCVVRTPSGNVYIPADAHKGTLDYKSNSSCSSPSKVDIQKNSERCSLGFGPPVPVLPVRNNLRRPNSSHHFGSPPRFQFQKSFASRCSWKCTAIVFIILSLVLTAAVTYMSMANLLHWSYHGGTPCSVLVGEETSESAAKASVSDVGNRNYSSGRQRPSQPSQNTGGNSSESEELLTVTQDYNSDNESTNGFSSATTEYIEPSSTDISDVYGTESSTILEPDATTTDKVVMDFYTPDTSTEDSTDINFSRLSDIIIPTPETVNLEPDTVENVIEEDTEDPEKVSSTVIPLECPRVTPQPPTVLILEGGKLPARSFPPDGTTFSQITLGQKLNNEIAPYGYWNMQFYQSESAYIKFDYSIPRGASIAVYIRRNALPTHTQYNILEVLSGFKARQTRASHSLVKKEVTHFLEPGHWFLSLYNDDGDAQEVAFQASISEDMTQNCPGGCSGKGECLMGHCQCNPGFGGEDCSESVCPVLCSQRGEYINGECQCNPGWKGKECSLRHDECEVPDCNGHGHCSNGKCACARGFKGKFCEEVDCPHPTCSGHGFCADGTCLCKKGWKGADCSETDNEALQCLPDCSGHGAFDLETQTCQCEPMWSGDDCSRELCDLDCGLHGHCVGDSCMCNPGWSGEYCNLKQCDQRCNDHGQCKNGTCLCVTGWNGKHCTQEGCPNSCSGHGQCRVNQDSQWECRCSEGWDGADCNVLLEQSCNDGRDNDKDGLADCEDPECCSHHLCRSSQLCVSAPKPIDILLRKQPPAITASFFERMKFLIEDGSLQNYARPETFNESVFWNHFNASRSAVVRGRVVTAMGMGLMGVRVSTSTPMEGFTLTREDGWFDLLVNGGGAVTLQFGRSPFRPQTYIVNVPWNEVVIIDTVVMWTGEDKTVSMGPHACRAHDYDLMKPVVLATWKHGFQGACPDKSSILAESQVVQESYQVPGTGLNLVYHSSRAAGYLSTIQLQLTPETIPSSLTLIHLRITIEGILFEKTFEADPGIKFTYAWNRLNVYRQRVYGVTTALVKVGYQYTDCKDVLWDVQTTKLSGHDMSISEVGGWNLDIHHRYNFHEGILQKGDGSNMYLKHKPRIIRTTLGDGHQRPLDCADCDGAAGPKQRLLAPVALAAAPDGSIYVGDFNLVRRVMVDGTVRTVVRLNVTRVAYRYHIALSPLDGTLYISDPESHQILRVRNPDDFSDPDHNWEAAVGSGERCLPGDEAHCGDGALARDAKLAYPKGVAVSADNVLYFADGTNIRMMDRDGIVTTVIGNHMHKSHWKPIPCEGTLNVEEVHLRWPTDLAINPLDNSLHIIDDHMILQLTPDGRVKVVAGRPLHCPARGHDSELATRATLVMPQSIAFAPSGDLYVAESDSQRINRVRVIGTDGKISHYAGAESKCNCLDRGCDCFEQDHFLASSSKFNTISSVVVAPDGILHIADQANYRIRSVIASIPEPTANREYEVYSPETQEMYVFNRFGQHIATKNILTGETSYQFSYNVNTSNGKLSTVTDTAGNKVFLLRDYTGQVNSIENTKGQKCRLRMSRMKLLMEISTPDNYNVTLDYHGPTGLLRSKLDSAGRSYVYSYDEFGRLTAAVTPTGKVLRLEFDLSVKGAVVKVTHDDRQPLSMLIKGSTVVTKLGEAEQRTVVASDGSVSTVAPWGHIVSTDTVAYSVLADPDPVLAESYPVPGKQRTEIGGDLANRFEWRYFLRRAPGAKPRSQGKAVVQVGRKLRVNGDNLLTLEYDRETGTVAVFMDDRVELLNVTYDRTARPVKWGPRNGVFAGVELEYDRFSRLSTWRWGQLSESYSFDRSGRLAEIRYADGTSTLYAFKDMFSSLPLKVTTPRGSDYLLQYDDAGALQSLTTPRGHIHAFSLQTSLGFFKYQYYSPMSRHPFELRYNDEGQVLAKLYPHQSGRVAYVYDQSGKLDTVLAGLSSIHYTYQESTSLVKNIDIIEPSFELKHEFKYHMGILKDEKLKFGSKSGLHNTNYRYEYDGNARISGVEVDIDGKELPKLRMKFSQNLGMLEGVSDLRIYRNTFNRSVMQDTSKQFFTITEYDSHARVKSVLVNIKSFDVYRMELEYDSRGRISAQKLLIGRTSSMERITYSADGHVLEVVGTSDWKFVYDENGNIVSVMEQGQKLTLGYDSGDRVVQVGDVELNGYDARGFVVRRGETKLRYNSRGQLSHATERDRFTAWYRYDDRGRLLALQDAQGNITQFLYADPHSPYLLTHLHYPKTGRTFRYLYDEKEVLVAVETSEQRFYVASDQNGSPLALFDTNGNIIKELRRTPFGRIIRDSNPDFFLPIDYQGGIPDPHTSLLYLKLRWYDPSVGQWMTPDWERLANQLTAPTDVFIYRFHNNDPINPDSSQQVNYMTDLSSWLKIYGYDVKHMLGSSYTRNMVYQPQAVVTSQQLAPDFGVMSGLQCIVDKVTNQFGSLDFVPQPLLKMESRTRNLLPRVAYRRSVFGEGLLISRSGGRALVSVVEGVNSVVQDVVTSVFNNSHFLDLHFTQHDQDLFYFVKDNALKLRDDLEELRRLGGMFNVSTHETADGKELRLHSADAVVSIRYGADPQQERHRLLKHAHKRAVERAWELEKALITSGLSGRGEWTEEEREELTLRGRVEGYEGTDIHNVQRYPQLADDPGNVTFRKDARRKRKRRTHRHDDST; via the exons ATGTTCTCTGGGTTTTGGCCCTCCAGTTCCTGTTCTGCCAGTCAGGAATAACCTACGACGGCCCAATAGCAGTCATCACTTTGGCAGCCCACCTCGCTTCCAATTCCAGAAGAGCTTTGCGTCCAGATGCTCCTGGAAATGCACCGCAATTGTCttcattattttatctttagTTCTTACAGCAGCTGTAACATATATGTCAA TGGCTAACTTACTACATTGGTCTTACCATGGTGGAACTCCTTGCTCAGTTTTAGTAGGAGAAGAAACAAGTGAATCAGCGGCCAAAGCTTCGGTGTCAGATGTTGGTAATAGAAATTATTCATCAGGGCGTCAGAGGCCTTCTCAGCCATCACAGAATACTGGAG GCAAttcttcagaatctgaagagttgTTAACTGTTACTCAGGATTACAACAGTGATAATGAATCAACAAATGGGTTTTCTTCAGCAACAACAGAATACATTGAACCAAGCAGTACAGATATATCTGATGTTTATGGAACAGAATCCAGTACAATATTAGAACCTGATGCGACAACGACTGACAAAGTGGTGATGGATTTTTACACACCAGATACTTCTACAGAGGATTCAACAGATATTAACTTTAGTAGACTTTCAGATATTATTATCCCAACACCAGAAACTGTTAACCTAGAACCTGATACTGTAGAAAATGTAATTGAAGAAGACACTGAAGATCCTGAAAAGGTGTCTTCTACAGTAATTCCTCTTGAGTGTCCAAGGGTTACTCCTCAGCCTCCGACAGTTCTCATTTTGGAAG GAGGCAAACTTCCAGCTAGATCTTTCCCTCCAGACGGAACAACGTTTTCTCAGATAACCTTGGGCCAGAAGTTAAACAACGAAATCGCTCCATATGGATATTGGAATATGCAGTTTTACCAGTCAGAGTCTGCATATATCAAGTTTGACTACAGCATCCCCAGGGGCGCCAGCATCGCAGTGTATATTAGGCGTAATGCACTGCCAACCCACACGCAATACAACATCCTAGAAGTCCTTAGTGGCTTCAAGGCTAGGCAGACGAGGGCTTCACAT TCGTTGGTGAAGAAAGAAGTGACACACTTCCTGGAGCCTGGCCACTGGTTCCTGTCTTTGTACAATGATGACGGTGACGCCCAGGAGGTGGCATTCCAAGCTTCCATCTCTGAGGACATGACCCAGAACTGCCCAGGAGGCTGCAGTGGAAAGGGAGAGTGCCTTATGGGACACTGCCAATGTAATCCTGGCTTTGGCGGAGAAGACTGTAGCGAGA GTGTGTGCCCTGTGCTGTGCAGCCAGCGAGGGGAGTACATCAATGGTGAGTGCCAGTGTAACCCTGGGTGGAAAGGGAAGGAATGCAGCCTACGACATGACGAGTGTGAGGTCCCAGACTGCAATGGCCATGGTCATTGTTCTAATGGGAAGTGTGCTTGTGCTAGAGGCTTCAAGGGCAAATTTTGTGAGGAAG TGGACTGTCCACATCCTACATGCTCTGGACACGGGTTTTGTGCTGACGGAACTTGCCTGTGCAAGAAGGGCTGGAAGGGAGCGGACTGCAGTGAGACAGATAACGAGGCGCTCCAGTGTCTACCTGACTGCTCGGGACATGGTGCCTTCGACTTGGAGACCCAGACATGTCAGTGCGAGCCCATGTGGTCGGGCGACGACTGCTCCAGAG AACTGTGTGACCTCGACTGCGGTCTGCATGGACACTGTGTGGGCGATTCCTGTATGTGCAACCCTGGCTGGTCTGGGGAATACTGCAACCTCAAACAGTGTGATCAAAG GTGTAACGACCATGGCCAGTGCAAGAATGGAACTTGCCTGTGTGTGACGGGGTGGAATGGAAAGCACTGCACACAGGAGGGATGTCCCAACAGTTGCTCGGGCCATGGCCAATGTCGAGTCAACCAGGACAGTCAGTGGGAATGTCGCTGCTCAGAGGGCTGGGATGGAGCTGACTGCAATGTGCTTCTAGAGCAGAGCTGCAACGATGGCAGAGATAACGATAAAG ATGGTCTAGCTGACTGTGAGGATCCTGAATGCTGCTCTCACCACCTGTGCCGCAGCAGTCAGCTGTGTGTGTCTGCCCCTAAGCCGATCGACATCCTTCTTCGTAAGCAACCACCTGCAATTACTGCATCTTTCTTCGAGAGGATGAAATTCCTTATTGAGGATGGCAGCCTACAAAACTATGCCAGACCAGAGACCTTCAATGAAAG TGTGTTCTGGAACCACTTCAACGCAAG CCGCTCTGCTGTGGTGCGAGGACGAGTCGTCACAGCAATGGGCATGGGACTGATGGGTGTGAGAGTCAGCACCAGTACTCCGATGGAAGGATTCACTCTGACACGTGAAGATGGTTGGTTTGATCTACTGGTCAATGGAGGTGGAGCCGTCACGCTACAGTTTGGCCGCAGTCCATTCCGCCCACAAACTTACATTGTCAATGTTCCATGGAACGAG GTGGTAATCATAGACACAGTGGTGATGTGGACGGGAGAAGACAAGACTGTCAGTATGGGCCCTCATGCCTGCCGAGCTCATGATTACGATCTCATGAAGCCTGTCGTCTTGGCAACATGGAAACATGGATTCCAAGGAGCATGCCCAGACAAAAGCTCCATCCTTGCAGAATCACAG GTGGTTCAGGAGAGTTACCAAGTTCCTGGAACCGGTCTGAACCTAGTGTACCATAGTTCTCGGGCCGCTGGATACCTCTCTACGATCCAGCTGCAATTGACTCCGGAAACCATTCCCTCCTCTCTCACTCTGATACACCTCAGGATAACTATTGAGGGAATCTTGTTTGAGAAGACATTTGAAGCTGACCCTGGGATAAAATTTACATATGCTTGGAACCGTCTGAATGTCTACAG GCAAAGAGTGTATGGGGTAACAACAGCATTGGTGAAAGTCGGATACCAGTACACAGACTGCAAGGATGTACTTTGGGATGTCCAAACAACCAAGCTGTCAGGTCATGATATGAGCATCTCAGAGGTTGGAGGATGGAATCTGGACATTCATCACAGATACAATTTCCATGAAG gCATTCTTCAGAAAGGAGATGGCTCTAACATGTATCTGAAGCACAAGCCACGGATCATCCGCACAACTCTGGGCGATGGTCATCAGCGACCTCTGGATTGTGCAGACTGTGATGGTGCAGCTGGTCCTAAACAGCGGCTCCTGGCGCCGGTGGCACTGGCTGCTGCTCCAGATGGTTCAATCTATGTTGGGGACTTCAACCTGGTCCGGCGGGTCATGGTGGATGGCACTGTTAGAACAGTTGTTAGACTCAA tgTGACAAGAGTGGCCTACCGGTACCACATTGCTCTAAGTCCCCTGGATGGAACCCTATACATCTCTGATCCAGAATCTCACCAGATACTGAGAGTTCGCAACCCTGATGACTTCTCTGATCCAGACCATAACTGGGAGGCTGCTGTTGGCTCAGGGGAGAGATGCTTGCCTGGAGACGAGGCTCACTGTGGAGATGGTGCTCTTGCAAGAGATGCTAAATTGGCATACCCAAAAG GTGTGGCTGTATCAGCGGACAATGTGCTCTACTTTGCCGATGGGACCAACATTCGTATGATGGACCGTGATGGAATAGTGACTACCGTAATCGGCAACCACATGCATAAATCTCATTGGAAACCCATCCCGTGTGAAGGCACTCTTAACGTTGAAGAG GTACATTTGCGGTGGCCAACAGATCTTGCCATCAATCCTCTGGACAACTCTCTCCACATAATTGATGACCACATGATCCTCCAGCTGACACCTGACGGCAGGGTGAAGGTAGTGGCAGGACGACCTCTCCACTGTCCAGCAAGAGGTCATGATTCCGAGTTGGCCACTAGAGCCACCCTCGTCATGCCACAAAGCATTGCCTTTGCACCATCTGGCGACTTGTATGTGGCCGAGAGTGACTCCCAGAGAATCAACAGGGTTAGAGTCATTG gtaCTGATGGGAAGATAAGCCACTATGCTGGGGCAGAATCCAAATGCAACTGTCTTGACAGAGGCTGTGACTGCTTTGAACAGGATCATTTTCTAGCATCAAGCTCTAAGTTCAACACGATCTCATCAGTGGTTGTTGCACCTGATGGCATTCTGCATATTGCTGACCAAGCCAACTACAG GATCCGCTCTGTAATAGCCAGCATTCCTGAGCCCACAGCCAACCGTGAATATGAAGTGTACTCACCAGAAACACAAGAGATGTATGTTTTCAACCGGTTTGGACAGCACATTGCCACTAAGAACATCCTAACAGGGGAAACCAGCTACCAGTTCTCTTACAATGTCAACACGAGCAATGGCAAATTGAGCACGGTTACAGACACAGCTGGAAACAAAGTGTTCCTACTGAGAGACTACACAGGCCAG gTAAATTCAATAGAGAATACCAAAGGGCAAAAGTGTCGCCTGCGGATGTCTAGAATGAAACTCCTGATGGAGATCAGTACTCCAGATAACTACAATGTCACTCTGGACTACCACGGGCCGACAGGTCTTCTGCGAAGTAAGCTGGATTCAGCTGGCCGCTCATACGTCTACTCATATGATGAGTTCGGTCGCCTCACTGCAGCTGTGACTCCAACAGGCAAGGTGCTTCGGCTGGAGTTTGACCTCAGCGTTAAAGGAGCCGTTGTCAAAGTTACTCATGATGACAGACAACCTCTCTCCATGCTCATCAAGGGATCTACTGTTGTTACTAAATTAG GTGAAGCTGAGCAACGTACAGTGGTGGCAAGTGACGGCAGTGTATCAACAGTTGCTCCATGGGGTCACATCGTCAGCACTGACACAGTGGCCTACTCGGTCTTGGCAGATCCGGACCCAGTCCTGGCTGAGAGCTATCCAGTGCCAGGCAAGCAACGGACTGAGATTGGTGGTGACCTGGCCAATCGGTTTGAATGGCGCTATTTCCTCAGGAGAGCACCAGGTGCCAAACCAAGGAGTCAAG GCAAAGCAGTGGTGCAGGTGGGCCGCAAGCTGAGAGTGAACGGAGATAATTTGTTAACTCTTGAATACGACCGAGAGACAGGAACTGTGGCAGTCTTCATGGATGACAGGGTGGAGCTTCTCAATGTTACCTACGATCGCACAGCCAGACCAGTCAAATGGGGACCCAG AAATGGTGTATTTGCTGGTGTTGAATTGGAATACGATCGGTTCAGCCGACTGAGTACCTGGCGTTGGGGACAACTCAGTGAAAGTTACAGCTTCGACAGATCAGGCAGGCTAGCAGAAATCCGCTATGCTGATGGAACTTCAACACTGTATGCCTTCAAAGACATGTTCAGCAGCTTG CCTCTGAAGGTGACTACGCCACGAGGCAGTGACTATCTGCTTCAGTACGATGACGCCGGAGCTCTCCAGTCCTTGACAACACCACGAGGTCACATCCACGCCTTCTCTCTGCAAACTTCTCTTGGATTCTTCAAGTATCAGTATTACTCTCCCATGAGTCGACACCCGTTCGAACTGCGATACAATGATGAAGGTCAGGTCTTGGCCAAACTGTACCCTCACCAATCTGGTCGAGTTGCTTACGTTTATGACCAATCTGGCAAACTAGATACGGTATTAGCTG GTCTTTCATCAATACATTACACCTACCAAGAAAGCACAAGTCTGGTTAAAAATATAGACATTATTGAGCCTAGTTTTGAACTGAAGCACGAATTCAAATATCACATGGGAATCTTGAAAGATGAGAAATTGAAGTTTGGAAGCAAAAGTGGCCTTCACAACACTAACTAcag atATGAGTATGACGGCAACGCTAGAATATCAGGTGTGGAAGTTGACATTGACGGAAAGGAACTGCCCAAGTTACGGATGAAGTTCAGTCAGAACCTCGGTATGCTGGAGGGTGTCAGTGATCTTAGGATTTACCGTAACACGTTCAACCGTTCCGTCATGCAGGATACCTCCAAACAGTTCTTCACCATCACGGAGTATGACTCGCATGCTCGAGTCAAGTCAGTGCTAGTCAACATCAAGTCTTTTGATGTATACAg GATGGAGTTGGAGTATGATTCCCGGGGCCGCATCAGTGCTCAGAAGCTGCTAATTGGGCGCACATCTTCCATGGAGAGAATAACATACAGTGCTGATGGACACGTGCTGGAAGTGGTCGGTACCAGTGACTGGAAGTTTGTGTATGATGAAAATGGCAACATTGTCAGCGTCATGGAACAAGGCCAGAAGTTGACTTTGGGATATGACAGTGGTGACAGGGTTGTTCAG GTAGGTGACGTGGAACTGAATGGATACGATGCACGAGGGTTTGTGGTGAGACGAGGAGAGACAAAACTGCGCTACAACTCACGTGGACAACTCAGTCATGCAACTGAGCGAGATCGTTTCACCGCATGGTACCGGTACGATGACCGTGGCCGCCTGCTCGCCTTACAGGATGCACAAGGCAACATCACTCAGTTCCTGTACGCCGACCCTCACTCACCATACCTCCTCACTCATCTGCACTATCCCAAGACTGGACGAACATTCCGATATTTGTATGATGAAAAGGAAGTCCTCGTTGCAGTAGAAACATCAGAACAGAG ATTCTATGTTGCGTCTGATCAAAATGGATCACCTCTTGCATTGTTCGACACCAATGGAAACATAATCAAAGAACTGAGGAGGACACCTTTCGGCAGAATAATTCGTGATTCCAACCCAGACTTTTTCCTGCCCATCGACTACCAAGGGGGCATCCCAGACCCACACACCAGTCTCCTCTACCTGAAACTGCGCTGGTACGACCCCTCTGTGGGCCAGTGGATGACCCCAGACTGGGAGAGACTTGCTAATCAGCTGACTGCTCCCACAGATGTGTTTATCTACCGCTTCCATAACAACGACCCGATCAACCCTGACAGCTCTCAACAGGTCAACTACATGACTG ATCTGAGCAGTTGGTTGAAGATTTATGGTTATGATGTGAAACACATGCTCGGATCATCCTACACACGTAATATGGTGTACCAACCCCAGGCTGTGGTCACCTCCCAGCAGTTGGCACCTGATTTTGGGGTCATGTCCGGACTCCAGTGTATCGTTGACAAG GTAACCAACCAGTTTGGTTCCCTGGACTTTGTTCCCCAACCCCTCCTCAAGATGGAGTCTCGAACTCGCAACCTGTTGCCGAGAGTAGCATATCGTCGCTCAGTGTTTGGTGAGGGGCTACTCATTTCTCGTTCTGGCGGCCGAGCTCTGGTTTCCGTCGTAGAGGGAGTCAACAGTGTTGTGCAAGACGTTGTTACTTCCGTCTTCAACAACTCGCACTTCCTTGACCTTCATTTTACACAACATGATCAGGACCTCTTCTATTTTGTCAAG gACAATGCTTTAAAATTAAGGGATGACCTGGAGGAGCTGCGCAGGCTTGGTGGTATGTTCAACGTATCAACCCACGAGACAGCCGATGGCAAAGAGCTTCGACTCCACAGTGCAGATGCAGTGGTCTCCATTCGCTACGGTGCAGATCCACAGCAGGAGAGACACCGTCTACTGAAGCACGCTCATAAACGAGCAGTTGAGCGAGCATGGGAGTTGGAGAAGGCATTAATCACGTCTGGTCTGAGTGGAAGAGGAGAGTGGACCGAGGAAGAGAGAGAGGAATTGACCTTGAGGGGTAGGGTTGAAGGCTACGAGGGGACTGACATCCACAATGTTCAGCGATACCCGCAGCTGGCTGATGACCCAGGCAATGTCACTTTCAGGAAAGATGCCAGACGAAAAAGAAAAAGACGAACTCACCGACACGACGATTCGACGTGA